Proteins from a genomic interval of Streptomyces fodineus:
- a CDS encoding SDR family oxidoreductase, translating to MTSHATLNGKKALVTGGSRGIGAATALRLAQEGADVAVTFVHGKEAAQEVVRAVEALGRRAVALRADAADAEEAADAVGRAAEALGGLDVLVNNAAVGLMQPLESLSLADVDRLIAVNVRGAFLAAQAAAAVMASGGRIITVGSCITHHTPGPGATLYAMSKSAVVGLTKALARELAGRGITANVVHPGPIDTDMNPADGPFAAGQAAMTALGRYGSAEEVASAVAYLAGPETAYVTGAELSVDGGYAA from the coding sequence ATGACTTCACACGCAACCCTGAATGGCAAGAAGGCCCTGGTCACCGGTGGGAGCCGGGGCATCGGTGCGGCGACGGCACTGCGACTGGCGCAGGAGGGCGCGGATGTGGCCGTGACCTTCGTACACGGAAAGGAGGCGGCGCAGGAGGTGGTACGGGCCGTCGAGGCGCTGGGGCGGCGGGCGGTCGCCCTGCGCGCCGACGCCGCGGACGCGGAGGAGGCGGCCGACGCGGTGGGCCGTGCGGCCGAGGCGCTCGGAGGCCTCGACGTCCTCGTGAACAACGCGGCCGTCGGGCTGATGCAGCCGCTGGAGAGCCTGTCGCTCGCCGACGTGGACCGGCTGATCGCCGTGAACGTCCGCGGGGCCTTTCTGGCCGCCCAGGCCGCTGCCGCGGTCATGGCGTCCGGCGGGCGGATCATCACCGTAGGCAGCTGCATCACCCACCACACGCCGGGCCCGGGCGCCACGCTGTATGCGATGAGCAAGTCGGCCGTGGTCGGATTGACGAAGGCGCTGGCCCGCGAGCTGGCCGGGCGCGGGATCACTGCGAACGTCGTGCATCCGGGCCCGATCGACACCGACATGAACCCCGCGGACGGTCCTTTCGCGGCCGGCCAGGCGGCCATGACCGCCCTGGGTCGTTACGGCTCCGCCGAGGAGGTGGCGTCAGCGGTGGCCTACCTGGCAGGGCCGGAGACGGCGTACGTGACGGGCGCCGAACTCTCGGTGGACGGCGGGTACGCAGCATGA
- a CDS encoding GreA/GreB family elongation factor codes for MTGDPEPISATARRALQQELADLRDERRIVAGSLLDRTDVGDQADQAEQLQRAGQLDRLDRRIETIVERLRQADLAGPASTDVVGVGSTVTVRFPDDSVETLQIGEVAEALDQNLVTAGSPLGRALLGRHAGDAVRFDTPDGPSSAVVVSIGEQSEQG; via the coding sequence ATGACCGGTGATCCGGAGCCGATCAGTGCCACTGCCCGTCGCGCGTTGCAGCAGGAGCTGGCCGATCTGCGCGACGAGCGCCGGATCGTCGCCGGCAGCCTGCTGGACAGGACGGATGTGGGGGATCAGGCCGACCAGGCCGAGCAGCTGCAGCGCGCCGGCCAGCTCGACCGCCTGGACCGTCGTATCGAAACCATCGTCGAACGGCTGCGCCAAGCGGACCTGGCCGGGCCGGCCTCGACGGACGTGGTCGGAGTGGGCAGCACGGTCACCGTCCGCTTCCCGGACGACTCCGTGGAGACTTTGCAGATCGGCGAGGTCGCCGAGGCCCTGGACCAGAACCTGGTCACCGCCGGCAGCCCGCTCGGCCGTGCACTGCTCGGGCGTCACGCCGGTGACGCGGTCCGCTTCGACACGCCGGACGGCCCTTCGAGCGCGGTCGTGGTGTCGATCGGAGAGCAGAGCGAGCAGGGCTGA
- a CDS encoding YdeI/OmpD-associated family protein: MWRMSGAARTGGADSGDDPVLAFASPEAWEEWLEEHHADVRGVWLKIPKKGSGIGGIGYAEALEAALCFGWIDGQKKKLDEQHWLQRFTPRRRGSKWSKVNRQKATELTEQGRMRPAGLREVEKAKADGRWEAAYANQRTATVPDDLQAALDAAPKARDFFSTLDSRNRYAILYRIQDAKKPQTRAARIEKFVTMLAAHQKIYP; the protein is encoded by the coding sequence ATGTGGCGCATGTCGGGTGCAGCGCGCACGGGTGGAGCAGACAGCGGGGACGATCCGGTCCTGGCCTTCGCCTCGCCGGAGGCATGGGAGGAGTGGCTGGAGGAGCATCACGCCGACGTGCGGGGTGTCTGGCTGAAGATCCCGAAGAAAGGCTCCGGGATCGGCGGCATCGGCTACGCCGAAGCGCTGGAGGCCGCGCTCTGCTTCGGCTGGATCGACGGGCAGAAGAAGAAGCTGGACGAGCAGCACTGGCTGCAGCGCTTCACCCCGCGTCGGCGAGGCAGCAAGTGGTCGAAGGTGAACCGGCAGAAGGCCACCGAGCTCACGGAGCAGGGCCGCATGCGACCGGCCGGCCTGCGGGAGGTGGAGAAGGCCAAGGCGGACGGCCGCTGGGAGGCGGCGTACGCCAATCAGCGCACGGCAACCGTGCCCGACGACCTCCAGGCGGCCCTGGATGCCGCCCCGAAGGCGCGGGACTTCTTCTCCACCCTGGACAGCCGTAACCGGTACGCCATCCTCTACCGCATCCAGGACGCCAAGAAGCCGCAGACCCGGGCGGCGCGCATCGAGAAGTTCGTGACCATGCTCGCCGCGCACCAGAAGATCTACCCCTGA
- a CDS encoding peptidoglycan-binding protein — MRTNIPTRALLTATTAVALAAGSLAAAGTSVAAPAAAHPAVSTKAVTPQAVNNLGLNATQAKKVQRWLKQYWRYTGSIDGQLGPNSWKAFQRCLKQYWGYTGPIDGVVGTGTVKALQRLLKDSWGYTGAIDGIAGSGTKAAFKRFADAH; from the coding sequence ATGCGAACGAACATCCCGACCAGGGCGCTCCTCACCGCCACGACCGCCGTCGCCCTGGCCGCCGGCAGCCTCGCCGCCGCGGGCACCAGCGTCGCCGCACCCGCGGCCGCCCACCCGGCGGTGAGCACCAAGGCCGTCACCCCGCAGGCGGTGAACAACCTGGGCCTGAACGCCACCCAGGCCAAGAAGGTCCAGCGCTGGCTGAAGCAGTACTGGCGCTACACCGGTTCCATCGACGGCCAGCTCGGCCCCAACAGCTGGAAGGCCTTCCAGCGCTGCCTCAAGCAGTACTGGGGTTACACCGGCCCGATCGACGGCGTCGTAGGCACGGGCACCGTCAAGGCCCTGCAGCGCCTGCTGAAGGACAGCTGGGGTTACACCGGCGCCATCGACGGCATCGCCGGCTCCGGCACCAAGGCCGCCTTCAAGCGCTTCGCCGACGCCCACTGA